A stretch of DNA from Dichotomicrobium thermohalophilum:
TGATCATCGCGCCTTTCGGCTGGCCGGTCGTGCCAGAGGTGTAGATGATACAGGCGGTATCATCCGCGCTGCGCGGCTCCGTGCCCGCCTCGGTTGGCTCGACATCGGCCTTGTCGGCCAGCGAGCCTTGGCCGGCGCTGTCCAGCGTCTCAACGGCCTTCACGCCGTACTCCCCGGCCATCTGCCGGATCGGCTCGTGCTTGTCGGGTGGCACGACGACGAGGCTCGGCTCGGCATCAGACATGAAATAGGCCATTTCGGCGAGCGTATAGGCCGTATTCAGCGGGTTGCCGATCGCGCCAATCTTTAGCACCGCAAGGAACAGGGCCACATTGGCGATCGACTTCTCGACCTGGATGGACACGCGGTCGCCCGGCTGCACGCCCAGATTGCGCAGCGCGTTCGCGTACTGGTTCGTCAGTCCCACCAATTCGGCATAGGTCATCCGAAAGGCCGGAGCGTCAGCCGTCGCGGGCTGATCGAAGGCCAGCGCATCACTTTCGGGAAAGCGGCGGGCCAGGATGTCGTAAAGATTCTCGTTGGGCATTCGCTGGCGTTGTCCTCGGTTCTTGTCTTGTTGGTCGGCTTGCCCAGCCTAGCCACTGCCGGCCTTGGCCATGTCGCCGGGCGACTGCAGGTATTCCGGCGGCACACTGGAGACGAGCGCGGCGAAGTTGCTGCCCTGCACATCGATATGCTTGCGGGTGACCTCTTCGGCGCGCGGCGCGTCGCCCGCGGCGATCGCTTCAAGTATGTCACCGTGCTCCCGGAAGGATTCCAGCGGACGATTGTTGCGGCGCAGCTGGAAGCGGCGATACGGCGCCAGCCGGTTTCGCAGGAACATGGTCTGCTGCGCGGCATAGCCATTGTGACTGGCGCTATAGATCGCTTCGTGGAAGGCCGTATTGGCGTGGTAGAAGCCGTCCGCATCGCCTGCTTCGGCATAGCTCAGGCAGTGCTGATGCGCAGTGCGAATGGCTGCGATCTCTTCCGCCGAGGCACGCTCGGCCGCGAAGCGCGCGCAGACACCTTCAAGCGCGGCCATGAACTCGAACATTTCCAGAAGCTGCGGAATGCTCAGGCGCGACACCTCCGCGCCGCGATGTGCCTTGATCTCCACCAAACCGGAGGCCGCGAGCTGACGGAGGGCCTCACGCACCGGCGTGCGCGATGTCCCGAAACGCTGGGCAAGACCAGCCTCGTCCAGCTTGTCGCCCGGCTGCAGCCTGAGCAGGAAGATGTCCTTTTCGAGGGCGAGCCGCACACGCTGAGCAGTCGATTGCGTCATTTCCCTTAGGAACTCCGTCCGATCCTCTCAGACAGGTTTTTGCGGTCACCCGGTGGTGCTCTGGCGCGCGGATCATTCGCGCCGGCGTGTGCCAATCATGGAAGTGTTGTATACTTCGTTCAATATGATGTACACAATTCGACAGGCGCGTTCAATAAGCGCCGCGCAGCCAAAGGAGGAGACGTCATATGTCCATGCTTTTTAAGGGAATTTTCGCCGCCGTGGGCGCATTCGCGCTTGTGGCGGGGACCGCTCAGGCCGAGACCCTGCGTGCGTCACACCAGTGGAACACCAACGACGTCCGCCACAAGATGGTGGAGATCATCAAGACCGAGGTCGAAAAGGCCGATGTCGGTCTGAACGTGCGGATTTATCCGTCCGCTTCGCTCTACAAGCCGAAAGAGCAGTATGCGCCGCTGACCACCGGCCAGCTCGACATTTCCGCCTTCCCGCTCGCCTACGCGGCCGACCGGCACCCGCAGTTCGACGCGACGCTGATGCCGGGCCTAGTCAAGAACCACGACCATGCCAAGCGCCTGAACGACTCCGAGTTCATGCAGGAGATCAAGCAGATCATCAATGACTCGGGCGTGATCGTCCTGGCTGATACCTGGCTGGCCGGCGGCTTCGCCTCGAAGGAGAACTGCATCCTGGAGCCGGAAGACATCGAAGGGCAGGTCTCGCGCGCGGCCGGCAAGGCGTTCGAGCAGATGCTGGTGGGCGCGGGCGCCTCTATTGCCTCGATGCCGTCCTCGGAAATCTACACTGCCATGCAGACCGGCGTTCTGGATGCGGCGAATACCTCTTCGGGCAGCTTCGTTTCCTACCGCATCTATGAGCAGGTGAAGTGCCTGACCGCGCCGGGCGATCATGCGCTGTGGTTCATGTACGAACCGATCCTGATGTCGAAGAAGAGCTTCGACGCGCTGACCGAGGAGCAGCAGGAAGCGCTCATGGCGGCCGGGCAGGTGTCGGAAGAGTATTTCTTCGAGCAGGCCAAGAAGCTTGACAAGACGATGGTCGACACCTTCAAGGAAGCCGGCGTCGAGGTCGTGACCATGAACGCCGAGCAGGCGCAGATGTGGCGCGACATCGCCCAGGAGACCTCCTACGCCGAGTTCGCCAAGAACGTGGAAGGCGGCCAGGAGCTGATTGATAAGGCGCTCGCCGTCGAGTAAAGCCACACACCGCCACCGGGGCTGCGCGCGGCGCGGCCCCGTGGCACCAACTCACACATGCCGCCGGCCGGCGCGAACGGTTTGTTCGCTTTTCACCGGGCATGATCGGGGCTACGGAACCAACGGGGAGAGACCGTGCGCGCTTTCGTAAGAGCCGTTAACGCGCTGTCCGTTTTCTTCGGGATGATCGCCGCAGCCCTGATCGGCGCGGCCATCCTCATCGTCTGCCACATGGTCTTCGTCCG
This window harbors:
- a CDS encoding GntR family transcriptional regulator, whose translation is MTQSTAQRVRLALEKDIFLLRLQPGDKLDEAGLAQRFGTSRTPVREALRQLAASGLVEIKAHRGAEVSRLSIPQLLEMFEFMAALEGVCARFAAERASAEEIAAIRTAHQHCLSYAEAGDADGFYHANTAFHEAIYSASHNGYAAQQTMFLRNRLAPYRRFQLRRNNRPLESFREHGDILEAIAAGDAPRAEEVTRKHIDVQGSNFAALVSSVPPEYLQSPGDMAKAGSG
- the dctP gene encoding TRAP transporter substrate-binding protein DctP → MLFKGIFAAVGAFALVAGTAQAETLRASHQWNTNDVRHKMVEIIKTEVEKADVGLNVRIYPSASLYKPKEQYAPLTTGQLDISAFPLAYAADRHPQFDATLMPGLVKNHDHAKRLNDSEFMQEIKQIINDSGVIVLADTWLAGGFASKENCILEPEDIEGQVSRAAGKAFEQMLVGAGASIASMPSSEIYTAMQTGVLDAANTSSGSFVSYRIYEQVKCLTAPGDHALWFMYEPILMSKKSFDALTEEQQEALMAAGQVSEEYFFEQAKKLDKTMVDTFKEAGVEVVTMNAEQAQMWRDIAQETSYAEFAKNVEGGQELIDKALAVE